The following proteins come from a genomic window of Pyxidicoccus sp. MSG2:
- a CDS encoding VOC family protein, protein MYDHIGLKVKNVSASVRFYEAALAPLGLVVSGQNADGAGFGPPGAPALWLNKADAAGPGAHLAFRAATQDAVRAFHAAGLKAGGKDNGAAGPRPDYGPDYYAAFLIDPDGNNVEAVCMKAGG, encoded by the coding sequence ATGTACGACCACATCGGCTTGAAGGTGAAGAACGTCTCGGCGAGCGTCCGTTTCTACGAGGCCGCGCTCGCGCCCCTCGGGCTCGTCGTGAGCGGTCAGAATGCGGATGGCGCGGGCTTCGGTCCGCCGGGCGCGCCCGCGCTCTGGCTCAACAAGGCAGACGCCGCGGGGCCCGGTGCGCACCTCGCGTTTCGCGCGGCCACACAGGACGCGGTGCGTGCCTTCCACGCCGCGGGGCTGAAGGCGGGCGGGAAGGACAACGGAGCCGCCGGTCCGCGCCCGGACTACGGCCCGGACTACTACGCGGCGTTCCTCATCGACCCGGATGGGAACAACGTGGAAGCCGTCTGCATGAAGGCGGGCGGGTGA
- a CDS encoding CHAT domain-containing tetratricopeptide repeat protein, which produces MLPPPRHAFRSLLILAFVAGLGMARPALSARDAGVVVPAAVAECVVRFEARPRERESALCFYQSAQGPAGRDAARQELKALEARHPEQPWLPLALGHVELLSGPSPAEEAYRRAVQGFRRLQDAEGEVIAAINLRNVLVTQGRTEEVREWTRRIGEVARASGSAELNARALIVEANERFDVEHDAGGSFRLLKRAEALAFPDGSAGLKKQCLTSLATVSTRLGRLDEAVEFYHRLAELARSTREGPEEARVRVALANLALRRNERQPEPGGRERVLALAREALAAAEQAGSKSLEMMSLRLVVDMLGGSPEEQREGEQYLRRCLALADELAMPDQRIACLWTRAERRSSVDPAAADQDSDAALRLAFELGNPHTLALALRGRATVALHTQPLPEALRHAERALDGAEALRELQRNASSQAEVFANWARDYHRLAGWTLEAGGATGRPPQVAPREALERAFRVSERLRARSLLDALAASWALSDAFDEPGRRAGRAEVQRKLAAVQRRLLEPGLAAGPRDAALRELQELERSEEELRPAPRHGAVGFPSLATIERGLAPDEALFAFLVGDDQDVYGNPAGGAWLLAVTREGTRAHRLPERARLTSAVALFTGLIERRDGSEAGAAAALHTQLLAPALAGLPSGVRRLLLVPDGPLHDLPFAALRERPDGPPLVARYELALVPSASLLHYWRQQRPLAPGGEALVLADPDRGGDARVARATASERSGVFEEAARLGALPEARWEGHAVEQALQETTVAPRLLVGAEASERALKSADLASVRVLHLAAHAVVDAEAPERSALVLAPGAEEEDGILQPREIAELHLGGALVVLSSCRSASGAVLPGEGVLSLARAFFEAGSRAVVASLWPLRDDETAELVARFYRHLAHGLSASAALRAAQLEALEDGQPTSAWAGLVVLGDAALVAVEPRKPEGTRATSLLLAGAGAAVLCLLTTVRVWRRRRSLPKP; this is translated from the coding sequence GTGCTCCCCCCGCCGCGACACGCCTTCCGCTCCCTGCTCATCCTCGCCTTCGTGGCGGGGCTGGGCATGGCGCGCCCTGCGCTGTCCGCGCGGGACGCGGGGGTGGTGGTGCCCGCGGCGGTGGCGGAGTGCGTGGTGCGCTTCGAGGCGCGGCCCCGCGAGCGGGAGTCCGCGCTGTGCTTCTATCAGAGCGCCCAGGGCCCGGCGGGGCGCGACGCCGCCCGGCAGGAACTGAAGGCGCTGGAGGCCCGACACCCCGAGCAGCCCTGGCTCCCCCTGGCGCTGGGACACGTGGAGCTGCTCTCCGGGCCGAGCCCGGCCGAGGAGGCCTACCGCCGTGCGGTCCAGGGCTTCCGCCGCCTCCAGGACGCGGAGGGCGAAGTGATCGCCGCCATCAACCTGCGCAACGTGCTGGTGACGCAGGGGCGCACGGAGGAAGTCCGCGAGTGGACGCGACGCATCGGTGAGGTGGCCCGGGCCTCGGGCAGCGCGGAGTTGAACGCGCGCGCCCTCATCGTCGAGGCCAACGAGCGCTTCGACGTGGAGCACGACGCGGGCGGTTCCTTCCGCCTGCTCAAGCGCGCGGAGGCGCTTGCCTTCCCGGACGGCAGCGCCGGCCTCAAGAAGCAATGCCTGACCTCGCTGGCCACGGTCAGCACGCGCCTCGGGCGGCTGGATGAGGCCGTCGAGTTCTACCACCGCCTGGCGGAACTGGCCCGGAGCACCCGCGAAGGCCCGGAGGAGGCGCGCGTGCGCGTCGCGCTGGCCAACCTGGCCTTGCGGCGCAATGAGCGCCAGCCGGAGCCCGGCGGCCGCGAGCGCGTCCTGGCCCTGGCCCGTGAGGCACTGGCCGCGGCGGAGCAGGCCGGCAGCAAGTCGCTGGAGATGATGTCGCTGCGGCTGGTGGTGGACATGCTGGGAGGCTCTCCCGAGGAGCAGCGCGAAGGCGAGCAGTACCTGCGGCGCTGTCTGGCGCTGGCGGACGAGCTGGCGATGCCCGATCAGCGCATCGCCTGCCTGTGGACCCGCGCGGAGCGGCGGTCCTCGGTGGACCCGGCGGCAGCGGACCAGGACTCGGACGCGGCGCTGCGCCTGGCCTTCGAGCTTGGCAATCCGCACACCCTCGCCCTGGCCCTGCGGGGACGCGCGACGGTGGCCTTGCACACGCAGCCGCTGCCCGAGGCGCTCCGGCATGCCGAGCGCGCCCTCGACGGAGCGGAAGCGCTGCGGGAGCTGCAGCGCAACGCCTCCAGCCAGGCCGAGGTGTTCGCGAACTGGGCCCGCGACTACCACCGGCTCGCGGGCTGGACGCTGGAGGCGGGCGGCGCGACGGGAAGGCCTCCACAGGTGGCGCCGCGGGAGGCCCTGGAGCGCGCGTTCCGGGTCAGCGAACGGCTGCGGGCGCGCTCGCTGCTCGACGCGCTGGCGGCCTCGTGGGCGCTGTCCGATGCATTCGATGAGCCGGGCCGGCGCGCAGGGCGCGCGGAGGTTCAGCGGAAGCTGGCGGCGGTGCAGCGGCGCCTGCTCGAACCGGGGCTCGCGGCCGGCCCGCGGGACGCGGCCCTGCGTGAGCTGCAGGAGTTGGAGCGGAGCGAGGAAGAATTGCGCCCGGCTCCTCGGCATGGCGCCGTCGGGTTCCCCTCCCTGGCGACCATCGAGCGGGGACTCGCTCCAGACGAGGCCCTGTTCGCCTTCCTCGTGGGCGACGACCAGGACGTCTATGGCAATCCCGCCGGAGGTGCGTGGCTGCTCGCGGTGACGCGCGAAGGGACGCGCGCCCACCGCCTTCCCGAGCGCGCGCGGCTGACGTCCGCCGTGGCCCTCTTCACCGGCCTCATCGAGCGGCGGGACGGCTCCGAGGCGGGCGCAGCCGCGGCGCTCCACACGCAGCTCCTCGCGCCAGCGCTGGCCGGGCTTCCCTCCGGCGTGCGCCGGCTGCTGCTGGTGCCGGACGGGCCGCTGCACGACCTGCCCTTCGCCGCGCTTCGCGAGCGCCCGGACGGGCCGCCGCTGGTGGCGCGCTACGAGCTGGCGCTGGTGCCGTCCGCCAGCCTGTTGCACTACTGGCGCCAGCAGCGGCCGCTCGCGCCGGGGGGCGAGGCGCTGGTGCTGGCCGACCCGGACCGGGGAGGTGACGCGCGGGTGGCGCGGGCCACGGCGTCGGAGCGGAGCGGCGTCTTCGAGGAAGCCGCCCGGCTCGGCGCGCTGCCGGAGGCCCGGTGGGAGGGACACGCGGTGGAACAGGCCCTCCAGGAGACGACGGTGGCCCCGCGGTTGCTCGTCGGTGCGGAAGCGTCCGAGCGGGCACTCAAGAGCGCCGACCTCGCCTCCGTGCGCGTGCTGCACCTGGCGGCGCATGCCGTCGTCGACGCGGAGGCTCCCGAGCGCTCGGCGCTCGTCCTTGCCCCAGGGGCGGAGGAGGAGGACGGCATCCTGCAGCCGCGAGAAATCGCGGAGCTGCACCTGGGGGGAGCCCTCGTCGTGCTGTCGAGCTGTCGCAGCGCGTCTGGCGCGGTGCTGCCCGGTGAGGGCGTGCTGAGCCTCGCCCGCGCATTCTTCGAGGCGGGCTCACGTGCGGTGGTGGCCAGCCTGTGGCCGCTGCGGGACGATGAGACGGCGGAGCTCGTGGCCCGCTTCTACCGGCACCTCGCGCACGGGCTGAGCGCTTCCGCCGCGCTGAGGGCCGCCCAGCTCGAGGCCCTGGAGGACGGGCAGCCCACGTCGGCGTGGGCGGGGCTGGTCGTGCTGGGGGATGCGGCGCTGGTGGCGGTGGAGCCACGCAAGCCAGAGGGTACACGCGCCACGAGTCTGCTCCTGGCGGGAGCGGGAGCGGCGGTCCTCTGCCTGCTCACCACCGTGCGCGTCTGGCGCCGTCGGCGCTCTCTTCCGAAGCCCTGA
- a CDS encoding DUF6229 family protein, with translation MDNATQGSDLVEQWRNDADMDNPAGPLFIGGEFTEADIICETGTISGRCGTACTGSLTFQCC, from the coding sequence ATGGACAATGCGACTCAGGGAAGCGATCTCGTGGAGCAGTGGCGCAACGACGCCGACATGGACAACCCAGCGGGCCCGTTGTTCATCGGCGGCGAGTTCACGGAGGCGGACATCATCTGTGAGACCGGCACCATCAGCGGCCGGTGTGGCACGGCCTGTACCGGCTCCCTGACCTTCCAGTGCTGCTGA
- a CDS encoding type 2 lanthipeptide synthetase LanM family protein, with amino-acid sequence MTASDTGASNFTASLGCLLLPAVEELATQLERVTGLAGGERGLIAAATRDSLYSVLGRKLTRLLVLELNAARVTGRLTGEDAAARWTQFLELSSRRDFWDGLAGPYPTLLPRIGKIVRNRCAASLRFAVRWAADRASLGALCKAAPGELRSLGFGAGDSHCGGQTVSLLRCEGGRLVYKPRSLAIDLALRQFVTELAEYHGAALSIRVPAVVLREAHGWAEFVPHRHASGREELLDFYRGIGHWLAIMRLLGGSDLHAENLIAHGGSPVIVDCETLFTPKPPPHPSGLGQALDLAAELVSGTVLSIGLLPGRGEGLGWRGVDSSAVGMLPGQQPRLQQPGVIKAGTDEARIGATRVEAPVSQNHPSPEPALARYWPEVLTSFDEMTGTLRRLDTEGRLRSMLEPFSGCRIRVVTRTTEVYSELARMLWHPVSLHKPEPPRQRARELLAKMAANVSTAPSDAAVIEAEVEELLEGDIPIFTTVAAEGRLEGPRGTSWLPPRNLVDAALEHWRAADFNLERNVIQSALVSAYINDGWRPEEVPRRPERVRTDGLERSRRRIMARIMGDLAATAIRGGDGTVTWIAPIFRPTGWSVQPLEQDLYGGTSGIALLLGAYLREAAAGRADPVTGLEALLAATLHTLDLAEARPGVQRSRGVKLRPQAPGGYIGLGSQLWTRLVLADWGMDAGDGVARAAALAEGIPEAAAADDIHDVLSGKAGAIAPLLALARRTGDARPLELASALGDQLCDLARLKGDGAYWSHQSWPEGVGGFAHGVTGIGWALTRLARVTGAPRHSQTARAAFAFEEALFDEGEQGWLDLRLLDGLKTAAAWCHGSVGIGLAHADLDPRLEHARTRLTLRRAAAATWRLGIGWNHCACHGDLGAWELMDRAIAAGEGPEGLTREHLLGTILTSIEERGPSCGMAREAFVPGLLPGLGGVVYQLLRTHPENALPSILTVGGGDP; translated from the coding sequence GTGACGGCGTCTGATACAGGCGCCAGTAACTTCACCGCATCCCTGGGGTGCCTGCTCCTGCCCGCCGTGGAGGAGCTGGCAACCCAGCTCGAGCGGGTTACTGGACTCGCTGGCGGCGAGCGCGGCCTCATCGCCGCCGCGACGCGTGACTCGCTCTATTCCGTCCTCGGCCGGAAGCTCACCCGGCTGCTCGTGCTCGAGCTGAACGCCGCGCGTGTGACGGGGCGTCTCACCGGCGAAGACGCGGCGGCACGCTGGACGCAATTCCTGGAGCTCTCGTCCCGGCGTGACTTCTGGGACGGCCTCGCGGGTCCGTATCCGACGCTGCTCCCCCGCATCGGGAAGATTGTCCGCAACCGCTGCGCGGCCTCACTGCGTTTCGCGGTGCGCTGGGCCGCCGACCGCGCCAGCCTCGGCGCCCTGTGCAAAGCGGCGCCCGGGGAGCTGCGGAGCCTGGGCTTCGGTGCGGGTGACAGTCATTGCGGCGGTCAGACAGTCTCGCTGCTTCGGTGCGAGGGCGGGAGGCTTGTCTACAAGCCGCGCTCGCTGGCCATCGACCTGGCCCTGCGCCAGTTCGTCACCGAGCTGGCCGAGTATCACGGCGCCGCCCTGTCCATCCGCGTCCCCGCGGTGGTGCTGCGCGAGGCCCACGGTTGGGCCGAGTTCGTCCCGCACCGCCATGCCTCCGGAAGAGAGGAGCTGCTCGACTTCTACCGTGGCATCGGCCACTGGCTCGCCATCATGCGGCTGCTCGGCGGCAGCGACCTGCACGCGGAGAACCTCATTGCCCATGGCGGCAGTCCCGTCATCGTGGACTGCGAGACGCTCTTCACGCCGAAGCCTCCGCCCCACCCGTCGGGGCTGGGCCAGGCGCTGGACCTCGCGGCGGAGCTGGTCTCCGGCACGGTGCTGTCCATCGGCCTGCTGCCGGGAAGAGGCGAGGGCCTGGGGTGGCGCGGCGTGGACAGCTCCGCCGTGGGAATGCTGCCGGGGCAGCAGCCGCGCCTGCAGCAGCCGGGCGTCATCAAGGCGGGCACCGACGAGGCGCGCATCGGCGCCACCCGCGTCGAAGCGCCCGTCTCCCAGAATCACCCCAGCCCGGAGCCGGCCCTGGCCCGGTACTGGCCCGAGGTCCTCACCAGCTTCGACGAGATGACCGGAACGCTGCGGCGGCTGGACACGGAGGGACGGCTCCGGAGCATGCTGGAGCCCTTCTCCGGCTGTCGCATCCGCGTCGTCACGCGGACGACCGAGGTGTACTCCGAGCTGGCCCGGATGCTGTGGCACCCGGTGTCGCTGCACAAGCCGGAGCCGCCGCGCCAGCGCGCCCGGGAGCTGCTGGCGAAGATGGCCGCCAACGTCTCGACGGCGCCCAGCGACGCGGCGGTCATCGAGGCGGAGGTCGAGGAGCTGCTCGAGGGCGACATCCCCATCTTCACCACGGTGGCCGCGGAGGGCCGGCTGGAAGGCCCGCGAGGCACGTCCTGGTTGCCGCCCCGCAACCTGGTGGACGCCGCGCTGGAGCACTGGCGCGCCGCGGACTTCAACCTGGAGCGCAACGTCATCCAGTCCGCGCTGGTCAGCGCCTACATCAACGACGGCTGGCGGCCGGAGGAAGTGCCGCGCCGGCCCGAGCGGGTGCGGACCGACGGGCTCGAGCGCTCCCGCCGGCGCATCATGGCGCGCATCATGGGCGACCTCGCCGCCACCGCCATTCGTGGCGGGGACGGCACCGTCACCTGGATTGCCCCCATCTTCAGGCCCACCGGCTGGTCCGTGCAGCCGCTGGAGCAGGACCTGTACGGAGGCACCTCCGGCATCGCGCTCCTCCTGGGCGCGTACCTGCGCGAAGCCGCGGCGGGCAGGGCGGACCCGGTGACGGGACTGGAGGCGCTCCTCGCGGCCACGCTGCACACGTTGGACCTGGCCGAGGCGCGGCCCGGTGTGCAGCGGAGCCGGGGCGTGAAGCTCCGGCCGCAAGCACCCGGGGGCTATATCGGCCTCGGCTCGCAGCTCTGGACGCGCCTGGTCCTGGCCGACTGGGGGATGGACGCCGGTGACGGCGTGGCGCGCGCCGCCGCGCTCGCCGAGGGCATTCCCGAGGCGGCCGCGGCCGACGACATCCACGACGTGCTCTCGGGCAAGGCCGGCGCGATTGCCCCGCTCCTCGCGCTGGCCCGGAGGACGGGAGACGCGCGGCCTCTCGAGCTGGCGAGCGCGCTGGGAGACCAACTGTGCGACCTGGCACGGCTCAAGGGCGACGGGGCTTACTGGTCCCACCAGAGCTGGCCGGAAGGCGTGGGCGGCTTCGCGCACGGCGTCACCGGCATCGGCTGGGCGCTGACCCGGCTCGCCCGCGTGACGGGCGCTCCCCGCCATTCGCAGACGGCGCGCGCGGCCTTCGCCTTCGAGGAGGCGCTCTTCGACGAAGGCGAGCAGGGTTGGCTGGACCTGCGCCTGCTCGACGGGCTGAAGACCGCGGCCGCGTGGTGCCACGGCTCGGTGGGCATCGGCCTGGCGCATGCCGACCTGGACCCCAGGCTGGAGCATGCGCGGACGCGGCTGACGCTGCGCCGGGCCGCCGCGGCAACGTGGCGCCTGGGAATCGGCTGGAACCACTGCGCCTGCCACGGCGACCTGGGTGCGTGGGAATTGATGGACCGCGCGATTGCCGCCGGTGAGGGCCCCGAGGGCCTGACGCGCGAGCACCTGCTGGGCACGATTCTCACCAGCATCGAGGAGCGGGGTCCTTCCTGTGGAATGGCGCGGGAGGCCTTCGTCCCGGGCCTGCTGCCCGGCCTGGGCGGCGTCGTCTACCAATTGCTGAGGACCCACCCGGAGAACGCGTTGCCGTCCATCCTGACGGTCGGAGGGGGAGACCCCTGA
- a CDS encoding RNA polymerase sigma factor — MELQQRPDPVAKALPDEGLAQLRRDLERAVSRVCPPALADRRDDLVQTAMIRVVELQRREPDRARLSPAYLYRVAYTALIDEMRGLDRRREVALEEVEAMPRQPTAPGDPERSAGAAQIGRAVRDCLQRLVQDRRLAVTLYLQGHTIPEAAELLAWDGKRTENLVYRGLSSLRACLATKGIEP; from the coding sequence GTGGAGCTGCAACAGAGACCGGATCCGGTCGCGAAGGCCCTCCCGGACGAGGGGCTCGCGCAGCTCCGGCGGGACCTGGAGCGGGCCGTCTCCCGGGTGTGCCCGCCGGCCCTGGCCGACCGCCGCGATGACCTGGTGCAGACCGCGATGATTCGCGTCGTGGAGCTCCAGCGTCGCGAGCCGGACCGGGCCCGGCTCTCCCCGGCCTACCTGTACCGGGTCGCCTACACGGCGCTCATCGACGAGATGCGCGGCCTGGACCGGCGCCGCGAGGTGGCCCTCGAAGAGGTGGAGGCGATGCCGCGTCAGCCCACGGCGCCGGGAGACCCGGAGCGCTCCGCGGGGGCCGCGCAGATTGGCCGGGCGGTGCGCGACTGCCTCCAGCGGCTCGTGCAGGACCGACGGCTCGCGGTGACGCTGTACCTGCAAGGGCACACCATTCCAGAAGCCGCGGAGCTGCTCGCCTGGGATGGCAAGCGCACCGAGAATCTTGTCTACCGGGGGCTGAGCTCGCTGCGTGCCTGCCTCGCGACGAAGGGAATCGAGCCGTGA
- a CDS encoding glycosyltransferase: MARFLLATIPLTGHFNPGAPIARRLVERGHEVRWYTGSLFRPKVEATGARYVPMRAARDIHDSTVHDVFPERAALGDFAKLKFDLTRFFIDSAPGQVEDLEAELRDFPADILVCDTGFVGASLLQERRGLPWAAFGITAMTVASADTAPFGLGLLPTSTPIGRLRNRALAWGVNHVLFRDVNAHLRRMRAGLGLPATHKPIFDVPVSPFLYLQGTVPSFEYPRGDLPPQVHFIGPFLPEAPADWKPPAWWNEVRESRRPVVHVTQGTLATEDPYLILATLRALADEDVWVVAATGGPPVEWLGAGPFPANARIERFIPYAHLMPHVSVMVTNGGYGGVQCALARGVPLVCAGTTEEKPEIANRIAWTGVGLNLKTKTPTPEQVRQAVRTVLATPDFRKKAQGLQAEIATHDAPTEAAVLLERLAETREPVLSSRH; encoded by the coding sequence ATGGCCCGCTTCCTCCTCGCCACCATTCCCCTCACCGGCCACTTCAACCCCGGTGCGCCCATCGCCCGCCGGCTCGTCGAGCGCGGACACGAGGTGCGCTGGTACACGGGCAGCCTCTTCCGCCCCAAGGTGGAGGCCACCGGTGCGCGCTACGTTCCCATGCGGGCCGCGAGGGACATCCACGACTCCACGGTGCATGACGTGTTCCCCGAGCGCGCGGCGCTGGGAGACTTCGCGAAGCTCAAGTTCGACCTGACGCGCTTCTTCATCGACTCCGCGCCCGGACAGGTGGAGGACCTGGAGGCCGAGCTGCGGGACTTCCCGGCGGACATCCTGGTGTGCGACACCGGCTTCGTCGGAGCGTCCCTCCTCCAGGAGCGGCGAGGGCTCCCGTGGGCCGCCTTCGGCATCACCGCGATGACGGTCGCCAGCGCCGACACGGCGCCCTTCGGCCTCGGCCTGCTGCCCACGAGCACTCCCATTGGCAGGCTGCGAAACCGCGCGCTCGCCTGGGGCGTGAACCACGTCCTCTTCCGCGACGTCAACGCGCACCTGCGGCGCATGCGCGCCGGGCTCGGCCTGCCCGCCACGCACAAGCCCATCTTCGACGTCCCCGTGTCCCCCTTCCTCTACCTCCAGGGCACGGTGCCGTCCTTCGAGTACCCGCGCGGAGACCTTCCTCCGCAGGTCCACTTCATCGGCCCGTTCCTTCCCGAGGCCCCGGCCGACTGGAAGCCGCCCGCCTGGTGGAACGAGGTGCGCGAGTCACGCCGCCCCGTGGTCCACGTCACGCAGGGGACGCTGGCGACGGAGGATCCGTACCTCATCCTCGCCACGCTCCGGGCGCTCGCGGACGAGGACGTGTGGGTGGTGGCTGCCACGGGAGGCCCGCCGGTGGAGTGGCTCGGTGCCGGCCCCTTCCCCGCCAATGCCCGCATCGAGCGCTTCATCCCCTACGCGCACCTGATGCCGCACGTCTCGGTGATGGTGACCAACGGCGGCTATGGCGGCGTCCAGTGCGCCCTCGCTCGAGGCGTGCCCCTGGTGTGCGCGGGCACCACGGAGGAGAAGCCGGAGATCGCCAACCGCATCGCCTGGACGGGCGTGGGCCTGAATCTCAAGACGAAGACGCCCACGCCCGAGCAGGTGCGGCAGGCCGTGCGCACCGTGCTCGCGACGCCGGACTTCCGGAAGAAGGCCCAGGGACTCCAGGCGGAGATTGCCACGCACGACGCGCCCACCGAGGCCGCCGTGCTGCTGGAGCGGCTGGCGGAAACGCGCGAGCCGGTGCTCTCCTCACGTCATTGA
- a CDS encoding RtcB family protein, whose protein sequence is MEPIVEVQQPLTPRLRQVGPALYELDAGFREDMRVPARIVADEELLRKMAQDRSLVQLVNVTTLPGIQGFAIGMPDMHEGYGFPVGGVAGTLLPEGVISPGGIGFDINCGVRLLSTGLRHDDVRDDIAALAHDLARSIPTGFGRHGRLALNQEQLERVLTEGVPYVVRGLEMGTEDDLPSIESGGHLPAADVACVSLRARQRGHDQLGTLGGGNHFIEVQRVDRILDAEAAAAFGLFEGQLTILIHTGSRGLGHQVCTDAVREMDRALAREGLRLVDRQLACAPFSSPEGQAYYAAMCAAANFAWSNRQVLTHRVREVFGRRLGTDVWPRIVYDVAHNIAKVEEYGGQRLCIHRKGATRAFGPGNPELPGALRRVGQPVFIPGSMGTSSFVMAGRSESRSVSFSSACHGAGRQLSRAAAKRQVVGAELRKALNARGIIVECPSNAELAEEAPTAYKDVERVVDAVETAGIARKVARLVPLAVLKG, encoded by the coding sequence ATGGAACCCATCGTCGAAGTCCAGCAACCCCTCACGCCCCGCCTTCGCCAGGTCGGGCCCGCGCTCTACGAGCTGGACGCGGGCTTCCGCGAGGACATGCGCGTGCCAGCCCGCATCGTCGCCGACGAGGAGCTGCTCCGGAAGATGGCGCAGGACCGGAGCCTCGTGCAGCTCGTCAACGTGACGACGCTGCCGGGCATCCAGGGCTTCGCCATCGGCATGCCGGACATGCATGAGGGCTACGGCTTCCCCGTGGGAGGCGTGGCGGGCACGCTGCTTCCGGAGGGCGTCATCTCCCCCGGGGGCATCGGGTTCGACATCAACTGCGGCGTGCGGCTGCTGTCCACCGGGCTCCGTCACGACGACGTGAGGGACGACATCGCGGCCCTGGCCCATGACCTGGCGCGGAGCATCCCCACGGGCTTCGGCCGGCACGGTCGGCTGGCCTTGAATCAAGAGCAACTGGAGCGGGTGCTGACCGAGGGTGTGCCCTACGTGGTGCGCGGTCTGGAGATGGGAACCGAGGACGACCTGCCGAGCATCGAGTCGGGCGGCCACCTGCCCGCCGCCGATGTGGCCTGCGTCTCCCTCCGGGCGCGGCAGCGGGGGCATGACCAGCTCGGGACGCTCGGCGGTGGCAACCACTTCATCGAGGTGCAGCGCGTGGACCGCATCCTCGATGCCGAGGCCGCCGCGGCGTTCGGGCTGTTCGAGGGACAGCTCACGATTCTCATCCACACCGGCTCGCGCGGGCTGGGGCACCAGGTCTGCACGGACGCGGTGCGGGAGATGGACCGGGCCCTGGCGCGAGAGGGACTCCGGCTGGTGGACCGGCAGCTCGCGTGCGCGCCGTTCTCCTCACCCGAGGGACAGGCCTACTACGCGGCCATGTGCGCCGCGGCGAACTTCGCGTGGTCCAACCGGCAGGTGCTCACGCACCGCGTGCGTGAGGTGTTTGGCCGGAGGCTCGGCACGGACGTGTGGCCGCGCATCGTCTACGACGTGGCCCACAACATCGCCAAGGTGGAGGAGTACGGCGGCCAGCGCCTGTGCATCCACCGCAAGGGCGCGACGCGGGCCTTCGGGCCGGGCAACCCGGAGCTTCCCGGGGCGTTGCGCCGGGTGGGCCAGCCGGTGTTCATCCCCGGCAGCATGGGCACGTCCTCCTTCGTCATGGCGGGACGGAGCGAGTCGCGGTCCGTGTCGTTCAGCAGCGCGTGTCATGGCGCGGGCCGGCAATTGAGCCGCGCCGCCGCGAAGCGACAGGTGGTGGGCGCGGAGCTGCGCAAGGCGCTGAATGCGCGGGGCATCATCGTGGAGTGCCCCTCCAACGCGGAGCTCGCGGAGGAAGCACCCACGGCCTACAAGGACGTGGAGCGCGTGGTGGACGCGGTGGAGACCGCGGGCATCGCCCGCAAGGTGGCGCGGCTGGTGCCGCTCGCGGTGCTCAAGGGCTGA
- a CDS encoding phosphoribosyltransferase, with protein MYFEDRVDAGRRLAELLLEHGYSGEDTLVLGLPRGGVPVAYEVASALGTPLDVWVVRKVGAPGFQELGLGAVAEGGIAYLNRELMEEVGATEEEVRDTVRRKSAEVNERVVRYRQGARAPAVEGKVVILVDDGIATGGTFRAAIQALRLRHPGRIVLAVPVAASQALAELQPLVDDAVCVFPTPALYAIGQWYSDFHQVPDDDVVDLLEQARLNLRSRRPSPPIEPAHV; from the coding sequence ATGTACTTCGAGGACCGCGTCGATGCGGGCCGGAGGCTCGCGGAGCTGCTGCTCGAGCATGGCTATTCGGGAGAAGACACCCTCGTCCTGGGATTGCCTCGCGGGGGCGTTCCCGTGGCCTACGAGGTGGCGTCCGCACTGGGCACTCCCCTGGACGTCTGGGTGGTGCGGAAGGTGGGCGCGCCGGGCTTCCAGGAGCTGGGGCTGGGGGCGGTGGCGGAGGGAGGCATCGCCTACCTCAACCGCGAGCTCATGGAGGAGGTCGGCGCCACCGAGGAGGAGGTACGGGACACGGTCCGACGGAAGAGCGCCGAGGTGAACGAGCGCGTGGTGCGCTATCGCCAGGGAGCCCGGGCGCCCGCGGTCGAGGGCAAGGTCGTCATCCTCGTCGACGACGGAATCGCGACGGGAGGCACCTTCCGGGCAGCCATCCAGGCGCTCCGCCTGCGGCATCCCGGTCGCATCGTGCTCGCCGTCCCGGTCGCCGCCTCGCAGGCGCTCGCCGAGCTGCAACCCCTGGTGGACGACGCCGTCTGCGTGTTCCCGACGCCAGCGCTGTACGCCATCGGCCAGTGGTACTCCGACTTCCACCAGGTGCCGGACGACGACGTGGTGGACCTGCTGGAGCAGGCCCGGCTCAATCTCCGCTCGCGACGGCCCTCCCCGCCCATCGAGCCCGCGCACGTCTAG
- a CDS encoding archease yields MEPGTWQFEPHTSEVRIRVEGTDLAELFEEAGYALAEVMLGECPPEPPAGTEEEHVTLDAVDTEALLVDWLNELISRSDMKKRVYTHVVVDTLAERKLHARIRGFTPEVLKTAVKAATFHGLEIREHEDRFIAFVVLDV; encoded by the coding sequence GTGGAACCGGGGACCTGGCAGTTCGAGCCGCACACCAGTGAGGTCCGCATCCGCGTCGAGGGCACCGACCTGGCGGAGCTCTTCGAAGAGGCGGGGTATGCACTGGCCGAGGTCATGCTCGGCGAGTGTCCGCCGGAGCCACCGGCCGGCACGGAGGAGGAGCACGTCACGCTCGACGCGGTGGACACCGAGGCCCTGCTCGTCGACTGGCTCAACGAGCTCATCTCCCGCTCGGACATGAAGAAGCGCGTCTACACGCACGTCGTGGTGGACACGCTCGCCGAGCGGAAGCTGCACGCGCGCATCCGCGGCTTCACGCCGGAGGTGCTCAAGACGGCGGTGAAGGCCGCCACCTTCCACGGGCTGGAGATTCGCGAGCACGAGGACCGCTTCATCGCCTTCGTCGTGCTCGACGTCTGA